The Desulfuromonas versatilis genome has a segment encoding these proteins:
- a CDS encoding rhodanese-like domain-containing protein produces MKILTWLAIFATFTLWIGGCAPAAGPAPGHAEHDHDHLVSASEQTPTITIDQVRQRLERGEEIIFIDTRNPDAWGSADNMIPGAIRIGSNEQLLALVRELPRDSFIVPYCT; encoded by the coding sequence ATGAAAATCCTGACTTGGCTGGCGATCTTCGCCACATTCACCCTCTGGATCGGCGGCTGTGCCCCGGCCGCGGGCCCCGCTCCCGGCCACGCCGAGCATGACCACGACCACCTGGTTTCGGCGAGCGAGCAAACGCCGACCATCACCATCGACCAGGTTCGGCAGCGCCTGGAACGGGGCGAGGAGATCATCTTCATCGATACCCGCAACCCGGATGCCTGGGGTTCTGCGGACAACATGATTCCTGGGGCAATCCGCATCGGCAGCAACGAGCAGCTGCTCGCCCTGGTCCGGGAGCTGCCCCGGGACAGTTTCATCGTCCCCTACTGCACCTGA